The nucleotide sequence CAGCCGGCCATCGGCCCAGTCGGCGACACGCTCGCCCGCGGGCGCTTTGCCGCGGCGCTGCTGCGCACCGCTGTCGCTTGTAGTACTCATCCGCGCTCCCAGTAAGCAGGACCGACGGGCTCCGGGAAGTCGCCCATGGCTTCGAGGTACCCCTGGTCGTTGGCCCTGATCCGCAGCTGCGGCAGCGCGTGACCGGCCGGACCGAAGATCACTCGGCCACCGTCGGAGAGGTCGAAGGTCGACTGGTGGCAGGGGCACAGGACGTGGTGCGTCTGCTGCTCATAGAGGTTGATCGGGCAGCCGACGTGGGTGCAGATCTTGGAGAACGCGACGATGCCCTCGTGCGACCAGTCCAGCTCGCGCTTGTCCTTGATGTTCTCCGGCTGCAGCCGGACCAGCATCAGGGCCGCCTTGGCGATCTCCGTCTGGAAGTCGTGCTGGTCCTCGCTCATGCCCTCGGGCATGGCGAAGGTGAGCGAACCGACGGAGATGTCCTCGGGGCGCAGCGGCTGCATGGTGTTGTAGTTCATCAGCCGCTTGCCCTTGGCCCACTTGGTGTGCCGCAGCTTGGTGCCCGGCAGCGGACCGAGGTCGCGCAGCAGCACGACGCCGGAGAGCGGCACCAGCGCGAGCGCGCCGAAGAGGGTGTTGCGGGCCAGCTTGCGCCGGCCGAAGCCGGACTCCTTGGCGCCGGCCGCGAAATCCTCGAGGACCTTGGACTTCACCTCGGGGCTGGCCTCGATGGGGTGCCGCTCGTCGGCGATCTCCTCATCGGACATCAGGGTGCGGGCCCAGTGGACCGCGCCCGCGCCGATGGAGAACAGCGCGATGCCGAGCGTCACACCGAGCGCGAAGTTGAGCGCGCTGATGTGCCCGATCGGGAAGACGTAGATGTACTTGTCGACCGGCAGCGCCACATACGCGGCGATGAAGGCGATCGTGGCCACCATCGAGACCGTGAAGAGCAGGGCGACGGTGCGCTCGGAGCGCCGCGCGGCCCGCTCGTCGATGTCCTGCACACGGTGCTCGTGCGGGGGCAGCCCCGGGTCGGCGAACGGGTCCTCGACCGGCCGTACGGCGCTCTCGGCCCCTCGCTCTTCCGGCAGCTTGTCTTCTGCTTCTGAAATCTCGTGGCTACTCATGACTTCTTGGCCTTTGCGGTCCGGGCGGCGACCCAGATGGTGAGGACGATCATCGCGCCCATGCCGAAGACCCAGCCG is from Streptomyces hygroscopicus and encodes:
- a CDS encoding ubiquinol-cytochrome C reductase, translated to MSSHEISEAEDKLPEERGAESAVRPVEDPFADPGLPPHEHRVQDIDERAARRSERTVALLFTVSMVATIAFIAAYVALPVDKYIYVFPIGHISALNFALGVTLGIALFSIGAGAVHWARTLMSDEEIADERHPIEASPEVKSKVLEDFAAGAKESGFGRRKLARNTLFGALALVPLSGVVLLRDLGPLPGTKLRHTKWAKGKRLMNYNTMQPLRPEDISVGSLTFAMPEGMSEDQHDFQTEIAKAALMLVRLQPENIKDKRELDWSHEGIVAFSKICTHVGCPINLYEQQTHHVLCPCHQSTFDLSDGGRVIFGPAGHALPQLRIRANDQGYLEAMGDFPEPVGPAYWERG